The DNA segment GCGCCGTCCAGTCGTTTCAGGCTCTCGTGGGTCGCCGTCGAGACGTCGGTCCGCGCGCCAGTCGTCCCCAGTCGCGCCTGAACGTACGCGAATCCGCTCGTCGTCGAGAGCAGCGTCTCCAGACGCTCGCCCTCGGTCGTCGGCGCGACGATCGCGATGAGGTCCAGTCCCGCGGCCTCGCAGGCCTCGCGTACGCCACCCGCTTCCGACGCGGGCAGGTCGGGGATGATGACGCCGTCGAGGCCGGCGTCGGCGGCCCGCTCGACGAAGGGCGCGACGTCGGTGCCCGACTCGGCCGGACCGTATTGCATCAGGAGGTTCGTGTAGGTCATCACGACCAGCGGTGCGTCCGTCTCGATGGATTCGACGAGGTCGAAGAACGAGTCTGGTGTGGTCCCGGCCTCCAGGGCGCGGGAAATCGCCGACTGGATCGTCGGCCCCTCCGCGATGGGCTCCGAGAACGGTAGGCCGAG comes from the Halovivax cerinus genome and includes:
- the trpA gene encoding tryptophan synthase subunit alpha; protein product: MSDDRRVVETDSAIEAAIRENHPALITYLTAGDPDLASTTRYVEALDRGGADVIELGLPFSEPIAEGPTIQSAISRALEAGTTPDSFFDLVESIETDAPLVVMTYTNLLMQYGPAESGTDVAPFVERAADAGLDGVIIPDLPASEAGGVREACEAAGLDLIAIVAPTTEGERLETLLSTTSGFAYVQARLGTTGARTDVSTATHESLKRLDGADVPVAVGFGVSEPEHAREIVAAGADGVVVGSALVELAATSDDPERALEATARELKRGARAGTDANAIPEPERS